A region of the Longimicrobium sp. genome:
TATGCGCGCCGGGCGCAGGTTCGATGAGGAGCAGCCAACTGGTAGCCTGCCACAGAACCTTGAACGTACAGCAGAAAGATCATTCCAATACACCAAAGTTTTTCTTGAAGTGTTCGATACGCCGGACCACATTAGAATCAAGAGTTCTTCCGGGTCCGTAACTGGCCGTGATGAGCGGTGCGCTAACACGGCTCCGCCAGCGCATAAGAGGAATCGATCGGCCGAGCGGAGCGACTCTCTCACGGCCGGACCAACCGCGATGAACATGAGCATATCATCATCGTGACAGACTGTTCCCCCGCTCCCCGTAGCCAAACGGCGCCAGATAACAGGAGATCACTTCATGAGGAAGCTCGCGATACTTGTCTTGGTCGTCAGTCCACTCAGTCTGCTGGCGCAACGCACGCCAGTGGCGTTCACGAACGTGAACGTGGTTCCCATGGACCACGACACCGTGCTGCCGGCACAGACGGTGGTGGTGCAGGGCACGCGCATCACCGCGGTGGGGCCGACGTCGCAGGTGGCGGTGCCGGCCGGGGCGCAGCGCATCGACGGCACCAGCAGGTACCTGATGCCCGGGCTGGCCGACATGCACGCGCACGTGGTCTCGCCGGGGACAGCTACACCGGAACGACGTTCGAGCGTCCGGACTTCCAGGACATGGTGAGCTTCTGCAAGGCGAACCCGCGTCCGAAGTCCAGCATCGGATACATCGAGATGTACGCACCCAGCCGGTTCGGACGGATTCTCGACGAGGAGAATCGTCCAGACCTGAACGCGTACATGCTGATGTACCTGGAACTGGAAAGGAGCGGCTGGCAACTCCGGTTCGTTACGATCGAGCTTACCGGAAATCCGACGATCGACTACGTCCTCATCGCAATCCACGCTACCGAAGCAGCGAATTACGCTACGAACCTCTCGAAGGACGTCTCGCGCGGAATCAGGAACGCGTCCCGCGAGGGCTGGTGGCCGCACGCCATTCCACCGTTCGGCACGCTCCGTTTCGACACGCGAGCCAACAAGGTCCTGCGCCATGGCGAAGCTCGACGGGCGGAGCAGGCGGTGTGATCCTGGTCCCGGACCCTGTGCTGGCGGGTGTCTGGGAGTACGCGGCTCACCAGCTTCTCGCGGGCGCCAGCTATGACGCCGTCGGCGCGGCCATCTACGAGCGCGGTATCCGCGGCCGACACGGCGGCACGCTAGGACACCGGCACGTTCGGAACATTCTCACCAACTGCGCACTGATCGGTGAAAACGAATTTAAGGACCTTGGCCCGGACGGCCGGCCGGTACGGAGAAGAGTGAAAGCGCGCTGGCCCGCGCTGGTCGACGAAAAGCTTTTCCGCGAAGTGGAAGCCGAGGTCGAACGGCGTAATGCCAACCCGCGCAACAAGAAGCGCAAGGTGCGCGGGTGGTACCCGCTCCGACCGATCTGCGCACACTGCGGGCTTGAGTATAACGGCAGCCGACTGAGCAAAGCGCAGGATGAAGCGAGGAGCTACACGCACCCCGTCCCCAAGGAGCGGCTGAATCCCGAGGCGTATCAACTCTTCCACGCCGAGGGGTGCAAGGCGTACTCGATCGTCGCCGACGAACTCGAGGCCGCCATCGGTGACATCATCCTCATGGAGAGGGTTTCCGCGGACTTCGAAGCGGAGATCCGTGGGTACATTCTGGAGCGCGAGGAATTCCGAACGGCTGCAGAGCAGTCCATCGAGGCTGCCCGCGCGGAAGTCCAGGCGACCAAGACGAGGCTCGATAAGATGCTGAGAGCCATCGCTTTGGCCGCCGATGCCGATTTGGACGAGTCGGAGTTCCGGCGTGAGATCGAGCCGCTCAAACAGGATCTCAAGGCAGCGAAGAGACGCTTGGCCGAGGCCGAACAGCTGGCCAGTTCGCGGGAAGATGCGTGGGAGACACTATCAGCGATCCTCCACGAGACCCGCAATCTCGCGGAAACGTGGGATATCGCTGGACCCGAGGAGCGGAAGATCCTGCTGGACTACTGGGTACTCGATGTTTGGATCGTCGTCGACCCGATCCCGGGGATGAAGCGCGCGAACCAGAAAACCGCGGTGGTCACGCTGGCGGCCGCGCCCAACCTAGTCAAGCCATTGCCGGTCGGGCGTCAACTCGACAGCGCACCCGTGATCTCCTCGCGGACCCAGGGATCCTCCTCACTCACCAGTCGCCGCACGAGGGTCGAACCGATCGAAGCAATCACCTCGGCCGAACAGTCAGCGCCAGAAGCGATTCTGCCGAGCGCCCAGGCTGCATGCCCGCGGACCAGCGCCTCCGGGTCGTCAAGCGCACGGGTAAGGGCCGGCACCGCGTCGGGCGAGCCCCAGTTCCCCAGCGCGACGGCGACGTTGCGCAGCAGTCCGCGACGCTTTGCCCGCTTCACGGGCGACCCGCGGAACCGGCTGGAAAATTCCTCCTGCGTCAGCGACATCATTTCGGTGAGCTCAACGCCATCCACGCCCAGCCGCGGCACGAAAGCTGGCTCCGCCGTTGGCGTTGAGAATTTATGGTTGAATGGGCACACTTCCTGGCAGATGTCGCAGCCGTAGACGCGGTTGCCGATCAGCGGGCGGAGCTCGCGCGGGATCGGGCCTTTGAGCTCGATGGTGAGGTAGGAGATGCACCGCCGCGCGTCCATCCGCGGCGCGCCGGCCTCGTCGCGGCCCAGCAGCGCGCCCGTGGGGCAGGCGGACAGGCACGCCGAGCAGGTGCCGCAGTGGTCGCGCGCGAACGGCTCGTCGTACGCCAGCTCCACGTCCAGCAGCACCACGCCGAGGAAGTAGTACGACCCCCGCCGCGGCTGGATGAGCATGGTGTTCTTCCCGTGCCACCCGAGCCCCGCCCGGCTCGCCAGCTCGCGCTCCAGCACCGCCCCCGTGTCCACGTACGCCCGCCCGCCCACCGGCGTCAGTTCCGCGCCGATCCACTCCTGAAGGGCGATCAGCCGCTCCTTCATCAGGTCGTGGTAGTCGAGGTTGCGCGCGTACCGGGCCACGACGGCCCGCGACGGGTCGCCCGCCGTCGAGGCGTCCTCCTCCGCCGGGGCGTAGCCGAGTGCCACCACCACGGCCGACTTCACGCCGGGGACGAGCAGCCCCGGGTCGGCGCGCTTCGCCACCGCGTCCTCGCGCGCCAGGTAGCCCATCTCCCCGTGCATCCCCTCCCCCACCCAGCGCGCGTACGCCGTCCCGTGCGCGCTCGGCTCCGCGGGCGCGATGCCCACGGCGTCGAACCCCATCTCGCGCGCGCGGGCGCGGATGCGGTCGGAGAGCTCGGCGGGGGAGAGGACGGCAGTCGTAAGCATGCCCCCAGTACACACTTGAGGCCCGGCCGTGCCACGCGTCTCCACGTCCACCCTGGGTACTGGGCACTGGGCACTTTCAGTGGAGGACCGACGCCATCCCGCCGTCCACCACCATGGAGAGCCCGGTGACGTACGAGGCGGCGCCGGAGCAGAGCCAGAGCACCGCCTCGGCCGCCTCGCGCGGGTCGCCGACGCGGCCGGCGGGGATGAACTGCTCCTGCTGCGCCCGCACCGCCTTCGCCGCCTCGGCGTCGCCACCCGTCATCCCCAGGACGGCGCCGGCCAGCATCTCCGTCTCGAAGGCGCCCGCCACCAGCGCGTTGACGCGGATCCCGGCGCGGCCGTACTCCTGCGCGGCCGACTTGGTGAGCGCCAGCACCCCCGCCTTCGACGCCGCGTACGCCGAGGCGCGGGCCACGCCGCCCAGCCCGTTCAGCGACGAGGTGTTGACGATCGCCCCGCCCGGCGGGTCCTGGGCCAGCATCGCGCGCACCTCGGCGCGCATGCAGAGGAACACACCGCGCAGGTTCACCGCCATCGCCTCGTCCCACCCGGCCGGCTCCAGCTCGTGCACGGGCAGCAGCGGCCCGTGCGTGCCGGCGTTGTTGAAGGCGCAGTCCAGCCGCCCGAACGCCTCCACCGCCCGGCGCACCGCGGCCTCCACCTGGGCCTCGTCGGCCACGTCGCAGCGCACCGGCTCCGCCCGGCCGCCCGCGCCGCGGATCTCCTCCGCCGCGCCCCGCAGCAGCTCCTCGCGCCGCGCGGCGAGCACCACGCCCGCCCCCTCGCGCGCGAAGGCCAGCGCCGCCGCCCGTCCGATCCCGGAGCTGGCGCCGGTCACCAGCGCCACCTTCCCCGCGAACCTCCCCTCCATCGTCACCCTCCGGAAGATGCACCGCCTGTGACGCGGCCTGATGCAATCCGGTAAACCACGGATGACCAGGAGAGCGTCAGGCGCCTCATCGACTCGCCACCCTCCAGCACCGTCGGGTAGATCCCTCGGGCCGCTACCGCTCCCCTCGGGATGACATCTGCCTGGTCCACTCATTCCATCGGATCCGACCTCACGCACCGGACCCCGCCCCCGCGCCGGACCAGCCCGGGAAGGCAGGCTTCTCGCCGTTGTCGCCGCGGCTTCCAGCCGCCCGACATCCCCGGCCGGGCCGACCTACCGCAGCAGCGGCGCCAGCAGCGACACGGCGGCCACGATCACCACGATCCCGATCACGTCGAGGATGAGGCCGTAGCGCACCATCCGCATGAGCGGCACGTGCCCCGAGCCGTAGACGATGGCGTTGCACGGCGTCGACACCGGGAGCATGAACCCCAGGCTGGCGGCCATCGTGGCCCCCAGCGCCGGAGCCAGGGGGTCGACGCCCGCGGCGGTGGCGATGGAGATGACCACCGGCACCACCATGTTGGCCGACGCGGTGTTCGAGGTGGTCTCCGAGACCACGACGGCGATCAGCACCGAGGCCACCAGCAGCCCGAACTCGCCGTGCAGCGGCAGGAGCCCGGTGAGCCCGCGCCCCACCGCCTCGGCGAGGCCCGTCTGGAAGGAGAGCACCCCCAGCGCGAACCCGCCGCCGTAGAGCAGGATCACCCCCCAGTCGATCTTCGCCGCCTCGTCCCAGGTGATCGCCCGCTCGCCCGGGCGGCCGGGGAGCACGAACAGGAGGAGCGCGCCCAGCAGCGCGGCCGCCGCCTCGGGGACGCGCGCGCTCATCTCGCGGTAGAGCCCGCTCCCCTCACCGCCCAGGAGCGCCACCAGCCCCGGCGTGATCCACAGCGCCGCCGTCACGCAGAAGGCCAGCGCCACCGACTTCTGCCCGCGCGTCCACGGCCCCAGCGCCGCCCGCTCGGCGCGGATGAGGTCCGCCCCCGCGCCCAGCGTCTTCACCCCCGCCGGCGACAGCGCGTTCAGGTACAGGTAGAGGCAGACGAAGAGGACGGCCACCACCGGCACGCCGACGGCCATCCACTCGAAGAAGGTGATCTCCTCGCGCAGCAGCTCGCGGATGAACCCGATGCCGATCACGTTGGGCGGCGTTCCCACCGGCGTCGCCAGCCCGCCGATGGAGGCCGCGAACGAGGTCATCAGCATCAGCCCGGTGGCGTAGCGGGGGTCGATCGCCGGACGCCCCTCCTCGCCCGTGCGCATCATCACCGCGAGGATCGACATCCCGATCCCGAACATCATGGCCGTGGTGGCGGTGTTCGACATCCAGGCCGAGAGGGCGGCCGTCACCGCGCCGAAGGCCAGCAGCACGCGCGACGGCCGGCCCGCGATCCACGGCAGCGTGAGCACCCCGAACGCCACCCGCCGGTCGAGCCCGTGCAGGAAGATGGCGCGGGCGATGATGAACGAGCCGATGAAGAGGAAGATCAGCGGGTCCGCGAACGGCGCGAACACCTCCTTCGCCGGCGCCACGCGCAGCGCCACGCACGCCGCCGCGCCCAAGAGCGCGGTGGCGGGCATGGGGAGCGCCTCGGTGATCCAGAGGATGACCACCGCCGCCATCACCGCGGCCAGGCGGTGCGCCTCGGGCTCGAGCCCCTCCAGCGGCGCCAGCAGGAGCACGGCGAAGGCGAGCGGGGCCGCCACGAACCCGACGCGGCGCCGCACCCGCTCGAAGCGCTCCTCGGCGGCGGTGAGCACCTCGCGCGCGGCGGGGGCGGCGGTTTCGTCTGCTGCGGGTGGAAGAGTCACGGGCCGGAGTCGTGAGGAGCGGGACGGCGCGGGCCGGGAGACTGGGCGCTCCAATCTGCGGGAGACGGTGAGAAGCGCCAGCCCCCCGCGCGCTGCGATGGGCCGACGATCCGCCCGTTCGCTCGGATTGCGCCTGCGGGGGGAGGCGCGGGGCGGCGGCGGGACATCGGCTCCCCAACTCGGGGCAGGTCTGGGACGCACACGCCCCAGCGCAAGCGCTTCCCCTCCGGGGCGCCTGGAGCACAAGGCGATGCCGTTCAACGCGTTGCGGGACCGGGGACCGGACGCCGCGCGAGTGGAATGCGGGCTGCCTGGAAGGAGGGCGCCGGGCGCGACAGCCCGGCGCGCCTCGGGGGCGGCCACCGCCCCGGGGCTCTCACCGCAGTCCTGGGAACGCTTGAGGGACATATGTCGAACCACGTAGCGAATCGCGTTCGCCTCGTCTTCGTCGCGCTCGTGCTGACGCTGCTGGCGTACACCGGCCTGGACGCCGCGCTGGCGCACGGCCGGGGGCACGAGAGGGAGGCGTCCGCGTGCGGCTCGGCCGCGAACCCCTGCCGGCTCGCCCCGCTGGTGGTGACGCGCCCGGGCCCGGCGCACCTGGCCGGGGTAGCCGTGCGCGGCCCCGCTCCCCTGGCGCACTCCTGACCGCCCCGCGGCCGGCGATGCGCCGAACGCCGCCCCCGCGCCGCTCCCCGGCGCGGGGGCGCGCGCGTTCCAGGGACGGCGAAACTCGCGGGCGGCGCCTCCCGTAAGAGCGCCGGGCGGTCCGGAGCAGGGCCGGACCCGGCGACTTCCTGACAAGCGAGGCGAACGTGAGAGATCCCGGTCTGGCGGCGCTCTTGAGCCTGCTCGTACCCGGCGTGGGGCAGATCTACAACGGCACCTGGCTGCGCGGGCTCTTCTGGCTGATCATCACCCCCGGCCTCTGGATCGGCACCGGCGGGACGCTCGGGTGGATCTGCCACCTGATCGCGGCGTACACCGCCTACCGCTACGCCAAGAGCCACACGTACCGCCGGTAAGCGGGACGAGTGAAGACGCGCGAAGGGCCGCATCCCGGGACGGATGCGGCCCTCTTCATATGCCTTGCCCTGCAGCACAAATCAGGCAAACCCCTCCTTTCTCACTGCTCCGGGGCTTCTGGTGGATTTAAGTGTCGCTCAGCAAGAAGCTTCGCCTGATGAACCGTTTCAGCGAAACGGTTGATACGCATCCTGATTCCGTTGATTGACCCCTCGTGCTGGGAGACAATGAGGCGCGCTTCATCTCTGACTTCGGAAGGTGCGATCAGCAGCCATTGTGTGGACTTCGTTAAACGTTTCACAATTGTATCCAACTCAGCGGAAAGTGCAGTGAGCCGCTGCTGTGCTTCTAACAGCGCCTGTGCACGGTTGGTCATCTCGATTCTCTGCGGTTGAGC
Encoded here:
- the queG gene encoding tRNA epoxyqueuosine(34) reductase QueG yields the protein MLTTAVLSPAELSDRIRARAREMGFDAVGIAPAEPSAHGTAYARWVGEGMHGEMGYLAREDAVAKRADPGLLVPGVKSAVVVALGYAPAEEDASTAGDPSRAVVARYARNLDYHDLMKERLIALQEWIGAELTPVGGRAYVDTGAVLERELASRAGLGWHGKNTMLIQPRRGSYYFLGVVLLDVELAYDEPFARDHCGTCSACLSACPTGALLGRDEAGAPRMDARRCISYLTIELKGPIPRELRPLIGNRVYGCDICQEVCPFNHKFSTPTAEPAFVPRLGVDGVELTEMMSLTQEEFSSRFRGSPVKRAKRRGLLRNVAVALGNWGSPDAVPALTRALDDPEALVRGHAAWALGRIASGADCSAEVIASIGSTLVRRLVSEEDPWVREEITGALSS
- a CDS encoding glucose 1-dehydrogenase, translated to MEGRFAGKVALVTGASSGIGRAAALAFAREGAGVVLAARREELLRGAAEEIRGAGGRAEPVRCDVADEAQVEAAVRRAVEAFGRLDCAFNNAGTHGPLLPVHELEPAGWDEAMAVNLRGVFLCMRAEVRAMLAQDPPGGAIVNTSSLNGLGGVARASAYAASKAGVLALTKSAAQEYGRAGIRVNALVAGAFETEMLAGAVLGMTGGDAEAAKAVRAQQEQFIPAGRVGDPREAAEAVLWLCSGAASYVTGLSMVVDGGMASVLH
- a CDS encoding DASS family sodium-coupled anion symporter, with the translated sequence MTLPPAADETAAPAAREVLTAAEERFERVRRRVGFVAAPLAFAVLLLAPLEGLEPEAHRLAAVMAAVVILWITEALPMPATALLGAAACVALRVAPAKEVFAPFADPLIFLFIGSFIIARAIFLHGLDRRVAFGVLTLPWIAGRPSRVLLAFGAVTAALSAWMSNTATTAMMFGIGMSILAVMMRTGEEGRPAIDPRYATGLMLMTSFAASIGGLATPVGTPPNVIGIGFIRELLREEITFFEWMAVGVPVVAVLFVCLYLYLNALSPAGVKTLGAGADLIRAERAALGPWTRGQKSVALAFCVTAALWITPGLVALLGGEGSGLYREMSARVPEAAAALLGALLLFVLPGRPGERAITWDEAAKIDWGVILLYGGGFALGVLSFQTGLAEAVGRGLTGLLPLHGEFGLLVASVLIAVVVSETTSNTASANMVVPVVISIATAAGVDPLAPALGATMAASLGFMLPVSTPCNAIVYGSGHVPLMRMVRYGLILDVIGIVVIVAAVSLLAPLLR
- a CDS encoding DUF5683 domain-containing protein is translated as MRDPGLAALLSLLVPGVGQIYNGTWLRGLFWLIITPGLWIGTGGTLGWICHLIAAYTAYRYAKSHTYRR